The genomic window TGGAGCCTCCCAACTGCTTGGCAACCGACATGACAATGTCTCCGGCCGCCTTGGTGTTCAGATGCGGCTTCAGGACCGGAGCGCATACGCCGTAGTAGGCATACGGCGCGCCGGGAATGCCGATGACGTCGTCGAATCCCTCGAAAGCGGTGTGAATGGGCAGGATCAGATCCGCCTGTTGCGCCGTTTCATCCATATATGACGAAAGGGAAACGAGGGTCCCGATCTTGGTCAGAGCCTGCTGGAAGAGCTTGTTTTCGCAAAGCCCGTACGCGGGATTGGCCTCGTGAACCAACATGACTTCGATGGGGTACTTGCCCCCATTGGAAACCGCGTCGAGGAACCCATGCAGGTTATTGCCGGGCAGAACGGGCGGAGGGCCCTTTTGCGAGGAGGCAAGGTCCAGGCGCAGTTGCTTGAGCCCCTTCAAAGCCGAAGGGTCGCCCGGCAGTTCGGGAAGGGCGCCGAGCGGCACCTCGGGGGCTAGGCCGATCGCTCCTCCCGCCTTGATGTTGCCCTTGAGCGCGTTCAAAGCCAGAAAGCTGAGCTCGTTGTACATATCCTTGGGGACGCTTCCCTGGGGTTGGCCCCAAACGGCCACGGCACCCTTCTGAGTGCCGAATTCCTTGGCCAGCTCACGAATCTTGGCGGGGTCGACACCGGTGAGCTTCGAAATCGCCTCCGGCGTGTAGGCATCGGTCTGCACCAGGAACTTGAAACCCTTGTGGTTCTTGCCCTGGCTGTCCGTCCAGTCCTCGAAGCCGAAGACCCGGTCGGCCATGAATTCGGCGTCGTAGAGCTTGTCCTTGACCATCAGGTGCGCGATGCCGAGCGCAAGGGCCGCCTCGGTGCCCGGGGGCACCGCAATCCACCGGTCCGCCATGGCGGCCGTCGTCGAACAGCGGGAATCCACCTGGACAATCTTCGCGGCGCTCTTGCCGCCCTGGCGCCAACGCCGGAACGCGGCCTGCATGCGGCCCGGAGAACCCCAGCCCTCAACCAGGCCGGCCCCGAAACTCAGGATGTACGGAGCGTCCTCGATATTGCAGCCGAACGGCGCTTCACGGCCCGTGGTGACGGCACCCGCGAGCTTGAGGCTGTCTGCGTGCGCCGGCATCTTGAACAGGTTCGGAGAACCGTAGGCGGCAAAGAACTGGTTCAGCAAGGCATCCATGCTGCTGCACCGACGCCTCGTGATGCCGGCCAGGCCGTTGGGCTTGCCGTCGGCACGCATTTGACCGAGCTTCTTGGCCAGTTCACCGACGGCTTCGTTCCACGCGATGGGTTGGAATCCCGTCGGATCTCCCCGCCTCTTGGTCTGCTTGAGCGGCTGCGCAATCCTGTACGGAGCGTACAGGAACTGAAGACCCGCGGCCCCCAGCGCGCATATGCCGCCCTGGTTGACGGGGTGATTCGGGTTCCCCTCCAGCAGGATGGCGCGCTTGCCGTCGACCAGCCTGGCCTGGACGCCGCAGCCTCCTTCGCACAGAGCACAAACGGTCGGTTTGCGGGTTATCTCACCCCGTGCCGGGGATGGGCGCCAGAACCAGTTCTGTGACCAGATCGCGGCGTCATCCGTCAGCTTCCACGGCAGTGGTGAGAGCAGGGTGCCGCCCACCGCTCCAGCCATAAACTGTAATACAGCTCTCCTCCCAACCTTCATTCGATCAACCCTCTCATGAACGGCGTATGTATTTTATTGAAAATATATCCGTAACCCCTAAAGGATGACCTGCAACCGTACTACTTATGGCAGATTTCACAATTGTTGCTGCCGTTCTGCTCGGCGTGGCACTTCTCGCAGTCGACCATCTTCATGGTCGACTTGCTGTACCCGGTGAGACGATTCTCGTAAAAATAGGGAACGACCTTCTCCTCCTTCACCGGCCGGTGACAGCTCTCGCACTTGACGCCCTTGGCCTGGTGAGGAGCGTGAGAAAAGAAGACGTTGTCCGGCTGCCAGGCATACACCAGCCAGGGAACCTCGCGTTCCTTCTGGATGTATTCGTCCACCAGGATCTGCTCCGATTTCTCCTGTCCCATCTGACTCTCGTGGCATTCCTTACACTTGTCGATTTTCGGAATACCGACATACGTGCCGTCCGGGCGGAAAGCATGACAGTCTTCGCAGGTGGTGTCCTGGTGTGCCACATGACTGAAGTTGATGGGCTGGGCCTTCTGGGAGTACAGGAGGTCGGGGCCGATCACCCAGCCGAATACCAACGCGCCGATGAACCCCACAGCAAAGACGACTCCCCCCACCACCTTACCGGAAGCGCTCTTGTTCTCTTCTTTCATAGGACAGCCTCGATTGTTCCGATTTACAAGTATTGTGCGATCCAAAAAGAACCAAAAAAACAAGACACCCGAAACCAAACCGAAAAGATGCCGCCGAGACCCGTAAAACAAGACCTGGCGCCACTTCAAAAATTATTTTTCACAAGGTTCGGACTACTTAATCGCTTCT from Syntrophobacter fumaroxidans MPOB includes these protein-coding regions:
- a CDS encoding molybdopterin-containing oxidoreductase family protein — translated: MAGAVGGTLLSPLPWKLTDDAAIWSQNWFWRPSPARGEITRKPTVCALCEGGCGVQARLVDGKRAILLEGNPNHPVNQGGICALGAAGLQFLYAPYRIAQPLKQTKRRGDPTGFQPIAWNEAVGELAKKLGQMRADGKPNGLAGITRRRCSSMDALLNQFFAAYGSPNLFKMPAHADSLKLAGAVTTGREAPFGCNIEDAPYILSFGAGLVEGWGSPGRMQAAFRRWRQGGKSAAKIVQVDSRCSTTAAMADRWIAVPPGTEAALALGIAHLMVKDKLYDAEFMADRVFGFEDWTDSQGKNHKGFKFLVQTDAYTPEAISKLTGVDPAKIRELAKEFGTQKGAVAVWGQPQGSVPKDMYNELSFLALNALKGNIKAGGAIGLAPEVPLGALPELPGDPSALKGLKQLRLDLASSQKGPPPVLPGNNLHGFLDAVSNGGKYPIEVMLVHEANPAYGLCENKLFQQALTKIGTLVSLSSYMDETAQQADLILPIHTAFEGFDDVIGIPGAPYAYYGVCAPVLKPHLNTKAAGDIVMSVAKQLGGSIAAALPWASHEEYLKKRAEGLAASARGALADKKGVELWKLQPEEAVKPNYKDGADLWKKLAGGACWYDAPVDPLKDLKTESGKFELAAQLLLAKGQTGDDDQVYLPHFSQVPPRGSDKDYPLLLVTYQMSALADRDLANPPFMTKTVFDFILRQNDQFVEINPATASELGMAEGDSAVLKTPQGEVPVRVHLYAGARPKVVYLAQGLGHKAYDEYIKDKGVNANGVVEVQLDRVTGLGTVWAARAHLRRA
- the qrcA gene encoding menaquinone reductase multiheme cytochrome c subunit QrcA, with product MKEENKSASGKVVGGVVFAVGFIGALVFGWVIGPDLLYSQKAQPINFSHVAHQDTTCEDCHAFRPDGTYVGIPKIDKCKECHESQMGQEKSEQILVDEYIQKEREVPWLVYAWQPDNVFFSHAPHQAKGVKCESCHRPVKEEKVVPYFYENRLTGYSKSTMKMVDCEKCHAEQNGSNNCEICHK